Genomic segment of Pseudomonas sp. DY-1:
CCGACCCAGTTGAAGGATCAGCTGAAACGGCGCAAGGACTGATAACGACGAAGCCCGGCAAAAGCCGGGCTTCGTTTTTCCTGTAGGGGCGAACTCATTCGCCCCTACAGGAAAGCGGTTCGCCCCGACTCACCGAGCCTCGATGCGGAACCCCAGGCGCGGGACGTGTACATGCACAACGCCGGCACGCTCATCCTGGCGACGCAGGATGATCTCCTCGCGGCCGGCGAACACCAGCTCGCCTTCCACCGGATCAACGCCGTAGTCGGTAGCTGCCACCAGTACCTTCTGGCCCGGCGCGAAGCCATTGGGGTCGACGAAGTCCTCGACAGGCAAGGCGGCCGGCGCGGCGTTGCGGGCGATATCCACAGCCTCGCCAGACGACAACTCACTCGGCGAGCCATGACCGAAGCCCAGCACCCGGCCCAGCCAGGCGGCCACTTCCGGATAGTCGTCCACCAGCGGCGCAGTCACCGGGGTGCCCTTGAGGAACCACAGGCAATGCGCCAGGGAGAAATCGGCGATGGAGGGCTCGCCGAACAGGAAATCGCCTTCACTGCGCGCCAGTTGCTGCTCGGCACGTCCCATGATGGCCGGCCAATTGTGCTTGGCCTGCTCCAGCGGCAGGCGGGTGAGGCTGCCGCCACTGAACAGCCCGGCACGGTCGGCCAAGAGCGCCTTCAACATTTCCGGGGGCAGTTTGCCGAAGCGAACCGCCACCGACTCCGGCTGGAACACCAGGGCTACGGCATGCTGGAACACCACCGTATCCACCCACTGGGCGAAGCTGGCGACGTTGAGTTCCTGACCTTCCGGGAAGAACGCCGGGGTGGCTTTCTCTGCCTCCAGACGGCGAGCGATGAGAGCAGTGTCGCAGTAGATGTCGGCCCCCACTTGCAGCACCGGGGTCTTGCGATAACCGCCGGTCAGGGCGATGAGATCGGGCTTGGGCATCACCGGCGGGATCTTCACCGAACGCCAGGACAACTGCTTGAAGCCCAGCATCAGACGGGCCTTCTCGGCGAAGGGCGAAGTCGGGTAGTGGTGCAGGATCA
This window contains:
- a CDS encoding glutathione S-transferase family protein, with translation MHELILHHYPTSPFAEKARLMLGFKQLSWRSVKIPPVMPKPDLIALTGGYRKTPVLQVGADIYCDTALIARRLEAEKATPAFFPEGQELNVASFAQWVDTVVFQHAVALVFQPESVAVRFGKLPPEMLKALLADRAGLFSGGSLTRLPLEQAKHNWPAIMGRAEQQLARSEGDFLFGEPSIADFSLAHCLWFLKGTPVTAPLVDDYPEVAAWLGRVLGFGHGSPSELSSGEAVDIARNAAPAALPVEDFVDPNGFAPGQKVLVAATDYGVDPVEGELVFAGREEIILRRQDERAGVVHVHVPRLGFRIEAR